In the genome of Diaphorobacter sp. HDW4A, the window GCCACTGCGATGCGCTGTGTGTTGCCGGCGGCGAAGCTCACGTCGAGCCAGCAGTTGCGCGGCTCGGTCGTCATGTTTGAAGCCGTCGGCAGATTGAACACATTGCCCCAGTTGCCACGCAGCGGCGCATAGAGCAGCGCATTGTTGGTCTGCGGGTCGTAGCCGCCGAGGATGGTGATTACCGGCACGCCATACAGGCGCGGCTTGGAGAAGGTCTTGGCCGCGTTGTACCAGACCTCTGGCTGGTTGGTGGGAACCGTCGGGGCCTTGTCTTCCATCGTGCGTGTGGATGCATTCCACATGCGGTAGCCGCTGGTGGCGTCCTTGTCGGGAACGGCCTTGGTCGACAGCGCCGGCTGGATTGCGCGCTTGGTGCTGTAGCCGGTGTAGTGGGTGTATTTGGAGAGCGAGCTTGAGAACGAGCCACCCGCCATCGCGTCGGGTGCGAAGGGGTAGGTCTCGTCCAGTTTGGGTGTGCCACTCAGGCCCCAGCTCACGCTCTCGCGCCACTGGATGCCAGTGCGCATGCGCTTTCGATAACCGATGAAGCCCCAGCCGCTGTCGTGGTGGTGCGCTGACCAGAAATAGTTGTCGCCGTTCTGGCCCGGATAGTGGCCCAGGCCATAGTGGTGACCGATCTCATGACTGAACTCGTTGCCCTGGCTGGTCGCCAGCGTGAGGATGCTGTTGCCACCGCTATAGCCATGCGGCTGTGTGCCGTTGGCATAGACGCCGCGCGCATGGTGAATCGTCACCGTCTGGATCGTCTGCGGCTGATTCTGCGTGACCATGCTGGAGCTGGTCACGCCGTAGTTGGACATGTTGATGCCCACGCTGAAGGTCGACTTGGCGGTGTTCTCGCGCATGTCGCCTTCATACCAGCCGCCGTTGACTGCGCTCTTGGTGTCGTAGATGACGCCGGTGGCGACCATCACTTTTGGCAAAGTGACATCTTCGTAATACGAGGCTGTCAGCTTGGAGACAGGGACTGTCTGGAAATAGTCGGTGGCCGCGTCTTGGGGATGCGAGCGGAACCAGTGATCTGAATCGCTCACGGGCGGGGTCGTCAGCATGCCGAGGCGAATGCTCTGCACGACGAGCTCGCCCGCTCCACCGAAATCAATGGCGTTCGCCAGCAGGCTTCCGGTGCGGTTCTGGCTATCGGCCACACGCAGTTCCATACCGGGTTGTACCCATTGCCATGGCAGCACGCCGGTCCATGCGCGGCGCGAGTACACATAGTCGGGACGGTTGTCGGTGCCTGCGTAATCGGAGCGGAAGATCGCATCCGGATGGCGCAGCGCCAAGGTGCCCATGGTGGCTCCGTTGAGTGTGACCGTGACCTGCATCGATGTGATGCCGGTGAGCGACGGATCAGGTGTGACGAGCACCATCGCTTCGCGAGACATCGTCAGGCGCGGCATCTCCTTGGCTTCATTGCCCGACGGATCGACCGTGTGGTTCTGCGCGAACTGCACCATGCCGGGCAGCGAGCCGCCGAGGTCGTTGCGCACCGTGCGTGTCTTGCCCGTGCTGTCTGTGTCGTAGAAGGCCTTGGCCGACAGTGCCGGAATCAGTGCGCCGGTGGGCTCGGCATACGGCGCGGGAGCCGGTGTGGGCGCTGGCGACGGGGCGGGCTCGGGTGCCGGTGAAGGTGATGGTGACGGCGAGGGAGTTGGGCTGGGCGAGGGGGCTGGTGTTGTGCCGGTGCCGGTATCCGGGCTATTGCCTGAACCGCTTCCGGAACCATTTCCCGAACCCGGGTTGGAGCCTGAGTCCGATCCGTTGCCGGTGCCCGAGCCACTTCCGGATCCATTGTCTGTACCGCTGCCGGAATCGGTTCCGTTGCCAGTTCCCGTGTCCGTTCCGCCATCACCGCCCGTGCCCGTCCCGGTGCCGGGCCAGGTGCCGCCGGTACCTCCTTCGCCGATGTCGGGATTGGGCGAGGGAGCAGGGGTTGTGGGGTTGGTCCAAGCGTTGTCGCTGGTGCTGGAGGAGCCGCCACCACAGGCGGACAAGGCTGCGACGCTGAGAAGCAGCACCGAGAGGTGTTGCATACGCGAACTGTTCATGGAGTTGTTACCTTGATTCAAGCCGAAAGACTGGCTGTACGAATCAATAGAAGCACCATTCATGCCAAATTGTTAACCAAGTGGTGAAATTGTTATTTTTGAAACAGACAGCAGGATGCGATGTGGACAAAGAAAAAGCCCAGTGGCGTGGGCCACTGGGCTTTTGTGGATCAGAAGATCCGGACTGCCGGACTGCCGGACTGCCGGACTGCCGGACTGCCGGAAAGCGGATTAGCGCTTTGCAGGCACGTCGCGACGGACGGAGCCGGTGTACAGCTGGCGTGGACGGCCGATCTTGTACTCGGGGTCGCTGATCATTTCGTTCAGCTGGGCGATCCAGCCGACGGTGCGTGCCAGAGCGAAGATGCCGGTGAACAGGTTCACTGGAATGCCGATGGCGCGTTGCACGATGCCGGAGTAGAAGTCGACGTTCGGGTACAGCTTGCGCGACACGAAGTATTCGTCTTCCAGAGCGATCTTTTCCAATTCCTTGGCGAGCTTGAACAGGGGATCGTTTTCCAGACCCAGGGCGGCCAGAACTTCGTTGCAAGTCTCTTGCATCAGCTTGGCGCGTGGGTCGTAGTTCTTGTAGACGCGGTGACCGAAGCCCATCAGCTTCACGCCGGACGTCTTGTCCTTGACCTTTTCCATGAACTCGCCGACCTTGGCGACGCCGCCCATGCGCTGGATGTCTTCCAGCATGTTCAGGCAGGCTTCGTTCGCACCGCCGTGAGCGGGGCCCCACAGGCAGGCCACGCCAGCGGCAATGGCTGCAAACGGGTTGGTGCCCGACGAGCCGCACAGACGCACGGTCGAGGTCGACGCGTTCTGTTCGTGGTCAGCGTGCAGGATGAAGATGCGGTCCATGGCGCGTTCGATGACCGGGTTCACCTTGTACTCTTCGCAAGGGTTGCCGAACATCATGCGCAGGAAATTGCCTGCGTAGGACAGGTTGTTCTGTGGGTACTGGTAAGGCTGACCCACACCGTACTTGTATGCCATCGACACCAGAGTAGGCATCTTGGCGATCAGGCGGATGGCCGAGATCTGACGGTGCTCTGGGTTGTTGATGTCGGTGCTGTCGTGATAGAAGGCCGACAGACCACCCACCAGACCGGTCAGCACAGCCATCGGATGTGCGTCACGACGGAAGCCGCGCAGGAAGAACTGCATCTGCTCGTTGACCATGGTGTGGTTGGTGACGAGCTTTTCGAAGTCGGCCTTTTGCGTTGCATCGGGCAGCTCGCCGTTCAGCAGCAGGTAGCAGGTTTCGAGGTAGTTGCAGTTGGTGGCCAACTGCTCAATGGGGTAGCCGCGGTACAGCAGTTCACCCTTGTCGCCGTCGATGTAGGTGATGGCCGACTGGCAGGACGCCGTGGACAGGAAGCCCGGGTCATACGTGAACATGTCGGTCTGAGCATACAGCTTGCGGATGTCGATCACGTCCGGGCCGATGGTGCCTTGGTACACGGGGAGCTCGACGCTCGGGCTGCCGTTGCTGAACGATAGCGTCGCTTTGTTGTCTGCCAGTTTCATTTCCAGTTCCTTCAATAATTAACCTACATCTGTGTGCAGGATCTGCACTCCGCGTCAGGCACGCGGGCGTAGTTGCTCCAGCACTGATCGGATTTCATCCGTGGCAAGGTCTCCTTCGGGCTCCTTGCGGCGAAGCAAGAGGTCCAGCAGATCGTTGTCGGAGAGATCCATCAGCACTGAAATTCCACGCGCCTGGCTTGCGGTCAGGCGCGACCCGTAGGTGGCAAAGAAGCGTTCGATGAACAGATCGTTCTCCACCAGACCACGGCGCGAGCGCCAGCGCAGCAGCGAAACTTCGCGTTCATCGAGCAATGTGTCTTCTTGTGCCATGGTCATCAGATGGCTCGGCGAACC includes:
- a CDS encoding M66 family metalloprotease, giving the protein MNSSRMQHLSVLLLSVAALSACGGGSSSTSDNAWTNPTTPAPSPNPDIGEGGTGGTWPGTGTGTGGDGGTDTGTGNGTDSGSGTDNGSGSGSGTGNGSDSGSNPGSGNGSGSGSGNSPDTGTGTTPAPSPSPTPSPSPSPSPAPEPAPSPAPTPAPAPYAEPTGALIPALSAKAFYDTDSTGKTRTVRNDLGGSLPGMVQFAQNHTVDPSGNEAKEMPRLTMSREAMVLVTPDPSLTGITSMQVTVTLNGATMGTLALRHPDAIFRSDYAGTDNRPDYVYSRRAWTGVLPWQWVQPGMELRVADSQNRTGSLLANAIDFGGAGELVVQSIRLGMLTTPPVSDSDHWFRSHPQDAATDYFQTVPVSKLTASYYEDVTLPKVMVATGVIYDTKSAVNGGWYEGDMRENTAKSTFSVGINMSNYGVTSSSMVTQNQPQTIQTVTIHHARGVYANGTQPHGYSGGNSILTLATSQGNEFSHEIGHHYGLGHYPGQNGDNYFWSAHHHDSGWGFIGYRKRMRTGIQWRESVSWGLSGTPKLDETYPFAPDAMAGGSFSSSLSKYTHYTGYSTKRAIQPALSTKAVPDKDATSGYRMWNASTRTMEDKAPTVPTNQPEVWYNAAKTFSKPRLYGVPVITILGGYDPQTNNALLYAPLRGNWGNVFNLPTASNMTTEPRNCWLDVSFAAGNTQRIAVAGKRMNSGGTYNANKLHVNLAQAEKPSKAQLQCQTPGAVVQTLFTLDIPQYTTTMPAPAIVGKEYGYSALRAIELPTLDASLQALSGKNVLTLTTSDRTLLDSYRDNAGELSSIARTQLQRYDDQQTTGQRLNRWINSYSKDLTNGVPEAQTALVSFVRQLGFTESPLIPAAQTMKMAKGYCIQKFGTSVRVAGVALCTGSTDDQWVLDARGAIHSRSDLGLCLTDQGGNSSEVTLTACDATKDSQAWITTTANRYSRGGRCLDLNQGFLTSDNTNKLITYNCSGGANQLWSGLVASNSLLLTMLSNENIALLEAAELATKRVAVKRR
- a CDS encoding citrate synthase, which codes for MKLADNKATLSFSNGSPSVELPVYQGTIGPDVIDIRKLYAQTDMFTYDPGFLSTASCQSAITYIDGDKGELLYRGYPIEQLATNCNYLETCYLLLNGELPDATQKADFEKLVTNHTMVNEQMQFFLRGFRRDAHPMAVLTGLVGGLSAFYHDSTDINNPEHRQISAIRLIAKMPTLVSMAYKYGVGQPYQYPQNNLSYAGNFLRMMFGNPCEEYKVNPVIERAMDRIFILHADHEQNASTSTVRLCGSSGTNPFAAIAAGVACLWGPAHGGANEACLNMLEDIQRMGGVAKVGEFMEKVKDKTSGVKLMGFGHRVYKNYDPRAKLMQETCNEVLAALGLENDPLFKLAKELEKIALEDEYFVSRKLYPNVDFYSGIVQRAIGIPVNLFTGIFALARTVGWIAQLNEMISDPEYKIGRPRQLYTGSVRRDVPAKR
- a CDS encoding succinate dehydrogenase assembly factor 2, which produces MAQEDTLLDEREVSLLRWRSRRGLVENDLFIERFFATYGSRLTASQARGISVLMDLSDNDLLDLLLRRKEPEGDLATDEIRSVLEQLRPRA